From Microcoleus sp. FACHB-831, a single genomic window includes:
- the menB gene encoding 1,4-dihydroxy-2-naphthoyl-CoA synthase — protein sequence MQINWQTAKTYEDILYHKTDGIAKITINRPHKRNAFRPKTVFELYDAFSNAREDTRIGVVLFTGAGPHTDGKYAFCSGGDQSVRGEAGYIDEDGTPRLNVLDLQRLIRSMPKVVIALVAGYAIGGGHVLHLICDLTIAADNAIFGQTGPKVGSFDGGFGASYLARIVGQKKAREIWYLCRQYNAQQALEMGLVNCVVPVEQLEQEGVQWASEILEKSPIAIRCLKAAFNADCDGQAGLQELAGNATLLYYMTEEGAEGKQAFLEKRPPDFRQYPWLP from the coding sequence ATGCAAATTAACTGGCAAACCGCCAAAACTTACGAAGACATCTTATACCACAAAACAGACGGCATCGCTAAAATTACCATCAATCGTCCGCACAAGCGCAACGCCTTCCGTCCTAAAACCGTCTTTGAACTCTATGATGCTTTCAGCAATGCCCGCGAAGATACCCGCATCGGCGTCGTCCTCTTCACGGGTGCTGGCCCTCACACCGATGGCAAATATGCCTTCTGTTCTGGTGGCGACCAAAGCGTGCGCGGTGAAGCTGGATATATAGACGAAGATGGCACCCCGCGCCTCAACGTCCTGGATTTGCAACGCTTAATCCGTTCCATGCCCAAAGTCGTAATAGCCCTTGTCGCTGGTTACGCTATCGGCGGCGGTCACGTTCTGCACCTAATATGCGATCTCACAATTGCCGCAGATAATGCAATTTTTGGACAAACTGGCCCCAAAGTCGGCAGTTTTGACGGGGGGTTTGGTGCCAGCTACCTTGCCCGCATCGTCGGTCAAAAAAAGGCGCGAGAAATTTGGTATCTCTGCCGCCAGTACAACGCACAGCAAGCCTTAGAAATGGGCTTAGTTAATTGTGTCGTCCCTGTCGAACAGCTAGAACAAGAAGGCGTCCAGTGGGCTAGCGAAATTTTAGAAAAAAGTCCCATTGCAATTCGTTGCTTGAAAGCTGCCTTCAATGCCGACTGCGACGGTCAAGCTGGACTGCAAGAACTGGCAGGTAACGCCACTTTACTCTATTACATGACTGAGGAAGGAGCTGAAGGGAAACAGGCATTTTTAGAAAAACGTCCCCCCGATTTT
- the menD gene encoding 2-succinyl-5-enolpyruvyl-6-hydroxy-3-cyclohexene-1-carboxylic-acid synthase, protein MQINFSNTNTIWASVLAETLKQLGLTTAVICPGSRSTPLAIAFAQQVPHIDAIPVLDERSAAFFALGIAKRSGLPVALVCTSGTAGANFYPAIIEARESRVPLLILTADRPPELRDCHSGQTIDQVKLYGNYPNWQTELAAPSLEMGMLRYLRQTIIHAWERSLFPTPGSVHLNIPFRDPLAPIPEAAALELRSHFQIEDFFAGVRTFTPNVSPLLGEATSTLDSAIEEWQQCDRGIIIAGTQSPRFPKEYCSAIAQLSQTLKWPVLAEGLSPLRNYVELNPYLISSYDLILRNQKLAQQLTPKIVIQIGELPTSKQLRTWLDDTQPQRWIIDPSHHNLDPLHGKTTHLRLSIVETRFIASPHPAPSSQNDYLQLWCEIEGKVRQAIDNKMIAINHLLESKTAWLISHTLPPETPIFIANSMPVRDVEFFWTSNNFGLQPFFNRGANGIDGTLSTALGIAHRHQSSVMLTGDLALLHDTNGFLLRNKFVGHMTIILINNNGGGIFENLPIAKFEPPFEEFFATPQDINFDQLCATYNLEHELIDSWEHLKQRLNPLPTKGIRVLEIRTDRKADAKWRQDNLGKFAL, encoded by the coding sequence ATGCAAATTAATTTTAGCAACACGAATACAATTTGGGCTTCAGTTTTAGCAGAGACTTTAAAACAACTGGGATTAACCACAGCGGTTATCTGTCCCGGTTCGCGTTCCACACCTCTGGCGATCGCCTTTGCCCAACAAGTTCCGCATATTGATGCCATACCAGTGCTGGATGAACGTTCCGCCGCCTTCTTTGCTCTGGGAATTGCCAAACGTTCTGGTTTACCAGTAGCCTTGGTTTGCACTTCTGGAACCGCTGGCGCTAACTTTTATCCAGCTATAATTGAGGCCAGAGAAAGCCGAGTACCGCTGTTGATATTAACAGCAGATCGTCCCCCAGAATTGCGCGATTGTCATTCTGGGCAAACAATAGATCAGGTGAAATTATATGGCAATTATCCTAACTGGCAAACAGAGTTAGCAGCGCCATCTTTGGAAATGGGAATGCTGCGTTATTTGCGACAGACGATTATTCATGCGTGGGAGCGATCGCTCTTCCCTACCCCCGGATCGGTTCATCTTAATATACCCTTTCGCGACCCCCTCGCACCCATTCCAGAAGCCGCCGCATTAGAACTGCGATCGCACTTTCAAATAGAAGATTTCTTTGCTGGAGTACGCACATTTACCCCTAATGTTTCTCCCTTGCTAGGAGAAGCAACCAGCACCCTAGACTCCGCAATAGAAGAATGGCAACAATGCGACAGAGGAATTATTATTGCTGGTACGCAATCGCCGAGATTTCCTAAAGAATATTGTAGTGCGATCGCGCAACTCTCCCAAACCTTAAAATGGCCTGTTCTAGCTGAGGGATTATCGCCCTTAAGAAACTATGTTGAACTAAACCCTTATCTAATTTCCAGTTACGATCTAATCCTGCGTAACCAAAAACTAGCACAACAACTAACACCAAAAATAGTAATTCAAATAGGCGAATTGCCCACAAGCAAACAACTGCGAACCTGGCTAGACGACACCCAACCGCAACGTTGGATAATCGACCCCAGCCACCACAATTTAGATCCGCTTCACGGCAAAACCACCCACTTACGCCTATCTATTGTAGAGACGCGATTCATCGCATCTCCCCACCCTGCGCCTTCTAGCCAAAACGATTATCTACAGTTGTGGTGTGAAATTGAAGGCAAAGTTAGGCAAGCAATTGATAATAAAATGATTGCAATAAATCACCTACTTGAAAGCAAAACAGCTTGGTTAATTTCCCATACTTTACCGCCAGAGACACCTATATTTATTGCCAATAGTATGCCCGTGCGAGATGTAGAGTTTTTCTGGACAAGTAATAACTTTGGACTTCAACCTTTTTTCAATCGTGGTGCGAATGGCATTGATGGAACCTTATCAACTGCTTTGGGAATTGCCCATCGCCATCAAAGTAGCGTGATGCTGACGGGAGATTTAGCATTATTGCACGACACCAACGGTTTTTTGTTGCGAAACAAGTTTGTAGGACATATGACAATTATCTTAATTAATAATAACGGTGGCGGTATATTTGAAAACTTACCCATTGCCAAATTCGAGCCACCCTTCGAGGAATTTTTTGCCACGCCACAAGATATTAACTTTGACCAACTTTGTGCCACTTATAATCTAGAACATGAATTGATTGATTCTTGGGAGCATCTGAAGCAACGCTTGAACCCACTACCAACTAAAGGAATTAGGGTATTGGAAATAAGGACAGATCGCAAGGCAGATGCAAAGTGGCGACAGGATAACTTAGGGAAATTCGCACTATAG
- a CDS encoding antibiotic biosynthesis monooxygenase, whose translation MILEAVMLNVKNGLEVDFETAFKKASNIISSMDGYLSHELHRCIEVHGKYLLLVRWESLEAHTIGFRSSPEYQEWKKLLHHFYEPFPIVEHFEEV comes from the coding sequence ATGATTCTTGAAGCGGTTATGTTAAACGTAAAAAATGGATTGGAGGTGGATTTTGAGACGGCTTTTAAGAAAGCATCTAATATTATATCTTCTATGGACGGCTATTTATCCCACGAACTTCATAGATGTATTGAAGTTCATGGGAAATATTTATTACTTGTTAGATGGGAGAGTTTAGAAGCTCATACAATTGGATTTAGAAGCTCTCCCGAGTATCAAGAGTGGAAAAAACTTCTTCACCATTTTTACGAGCCATTTCCCATCGTTGAACATTTTGAAGAAGTTTAA
- a CDS encoding cytochrome P450 produces the protein MKLPSGPQLPSLLQTLQITAQPIRFLETCAQRYGDTFTLRVLGPKSPPVVFFSHPQAIQSIFTTQAGKLELGKVTHIFRPLTGEQSLIMQDGQRHQRQRQLLMPALHGERLHTYGKLICAIAREAIQEWKPNASLSMQEPMLEISLEIILRVVFGLNPGWRYQQLKELIGNMLESVTSDLYSTQFFFPPLQQDLGAWSPWGKFVRQQQQIRTLIYAEINERRAQPNPDARDILSMLMSARDDAGEIMTDVELVDQLITLLLLGHETTASGLNWAFYWVHRHPQVLDKLLKELDPLGSNADPVAITQLPYLTAVCKEALRVYPIALISQPRLVKESVQLEGYEFEPGAILVPCIYLAHRRPEVYPEPDQFKPERFLNQKFSPYEYLPFGGGTRSCIGMALSMFEMKLVLATVVSRYQLAIAHDRPVRAVRRGITFVPSSDFQLTVIGSRSLSIASNPLGAR, from the coding sequence ATGAAATTGCCTAGTGGCCCACAACTGCCGTCTTTACTGCAAACGCTTCAAATCACCGCCCAGCCTATCCGATTTCTAGAGACGTGTGCCCAGCGTTACGGAGATACCTTTACCCTGCGCGTACTCGGCCCCAAGTCCCCACCAGTGGTATTTTTCAGCCACCCGCAGGCAATTCAATCAATTTTTACTACCCAGGCAGGAAAATTGGAACTGGGCAAGGTGACTCATATTTTCCGACCACTGACCGGAGAGCAATCCCTGATTATGCAAGATGGACAGCGCCACCAGCGCCAGCGCCAGTTGCTGATGCCCGCCCTGCATGGGGAACGACTGCATACTTATGGTAAGTTGATTTGCGCGATCGCCAGGGAAGCGATCCAGGAATGGAAACCAAACGCATCCCTCTCCATGCAAGAACCGATGTTAGAAATTTCGCTCGAAATAATCTTGCGAGTGGTTTTTGGCCTCAACCCCGGATGGCGTTACCAACAGTTAAAAGAACTGATCGGTAATATGCTGGAGTCAGTCACCTCTGACCTTTACTCCACCCAGTTTTTCTTCCCCCCACTACAGCAAGACTTAGGCGCTTGGAGTCCTTGGGGCAAGTTTGTACGACAGCAGCAGCAAATCAGAACCCTAATTTACGCTGAGATTAACGAACGCCGCGCCCAACCCAACCCCGACGCAAGGGACATCCTCTCGATGCTGATGTCTGCGCGTGACGATGCGGGAGAGATCATGACAGATGTTGAGTTAGTCGATCAATTAATTACTCTGCTACTGTTAGGCCATGAAACCACTGCGTCGGGTCTAAATTGGGCTTTCTACTGGGTTCATCGGCATCCACAAGTGCTGGACAAGTTGCTAAAGGAATTAGACCCCCTCGGTAGCAATGCCGATCCGGTAGCTATTACTCAACTGCCCTATCTCACTGCTGTGTGTAAAGAAGCGCTGCGGGTTTATCCAATTGCCCTAATTTCCCAGCCGCGCTTGGTGAAAGAATCGGTGCAATTGGAGGGTTATGAATTTGAGCCAGGGGCGATACTGGTTCCCTGCATTTATTTAGCTCACCGCCGCCCGGAAGTTTATCCAGAGCCAGACCAGTTTAAACCAGAACGCTTTTTAAACCAGAAGTTTTCGCCCTATGAGTATCTACCATTTGGAGGCGGAACCCGCAGTTGCATTGGTATGGCGCTTTCAATGTTTGAAATGAAGTTAGTGCTGGCAACTGTCGTGTCGCGCTATCAGTTGGCGATCGCCCACGATCGACCAGTGCGAGCAGTGCGTCGTGGAATCACCTTTGTCCCTTCCAGCGACTTTCAGCTAACAGTCATTGGCTCGCGATCGCTCTCGATCGCGAGCAACCCGTTGGGGGCGAGATGA
- a CDS encoding isochorismate synthase MenF, producing the protein MTVTPYCANLFQDCQDLRQFLLTFKQTCVEKDNTQIVSISQKIPSIDPLAVLDAIALPDQLHFYFEKPAQGEAIAAIDTATSVKLSHSDRFSQAQKFINSCLAKTSSTGTLNLPFSGPHFFCSFTFFDDNLHDASPFPAATIFLPRWQISSKKNSSVVVANIVIDSNVNYDLLSQNIWEEFQAISSAISKNVNSPVRPRLHNFKNSDLKANNNFKASVVSALESINRKHINKIVLSDAIDVTANAPFNLVHSLNNLRIMHPDCYVFSTSNGKGQNFIGASPERLIKIHNRELETDALAGSAPRGKTAIEDAYFADGLLTSEKERHEHRVVSDFIIQRLSKLGLNPQRMPLPLLLKLSNIQHLWTPIRASVPAGVHPLEIVAELHPTPAVAGDTREIACKQIRRYESFNRCLYAAPLGWVNHRGDSEFIVGIRSALIDNCRARLYAGAGIVAGSDPDKELAEIQLKLQALLKALV; encoded by the coding sequence AGGATCTGCGTCAGTTTCTTTTAACGTTTAAGCAGACCTGCGTTGAAAAAGACAATACCCAAATCGTCAGTATTTCTCAAAAAATTCCCTCCATAGATCCCCTAGCGGTTCTAGATGCGATCGCGCTGCCAGATCAATTGCATTTTTACTTTGAAAAACCAGCGCAAGGAGAAGCGATCGCTGCCATTGATACCGCAACATCGGTAAAATTATCGCATAGCGATCGCTTCTCACAAGCTCAAAAATTTATCAATTCTTGCCTCGCTAAAACTAGCAGCACGGGCACCTTAAACTTACCTTTTTCTGGGCCTCACTTCTTCTGTAGCTTCACGTTTTTTGATGACAATCTCCACGATGCTTCGCCATTTCCAGCTGCTACAATATTTCTACCCCGCTGGCAGATATCTTCTAAAAAAAATTCCTCTGTTGTAGTTGCCAATATCGTAATTGACTCTAACGTAAATTACGATTTGCTATCACAAAATATATGGGAAGAATTTCAAGCAATTAGTTCGGCTATCAGCAAAAATGTCAATAGTCCTGTCAGGCCGCGCCTACATAATTTTAAAAATTCCGATCTAAAAGCTAATAACAACTTTAAGGCATCAGTTGTATCTGCGTTAGAGTCAATTAACCGTAAACATATAAACAAAATTGTTTTATCAGACGCTATTGATGTAACGGCGAATGCTCCCTTTAACCTAGTACATTCTTTAAATAATTTACGAATAATGCATCCCGATTGCTATGTTTTTTCCACAAGCAATGGCAAGGGACAAAATTTTATAGGTGCCAGTCCAGAACGCTTAATTAAGATACACAATAGAGAATTAGAGACAGATGCCTTAGCTGGTTCAGCGCCGCGAGGGAAAACTGCAATAGAAGATGCATATTTTGCCGATGGTTTACTGACAAGCGAAAAAGAAAGGCACGAACATCGCGTCGTCAGCGATTTTATTATCCAACGCCTATCAAAACTCGGCTTGAACCCTCAACGAATGCCGCTACCTTTGCTTTTAAAACTATCTAACATCCAGCATTTATGGACGCCGATTAGAGCCAGCGTTCCTGCGGGCGTGCATCCCTTAGAAATAGTAGCGGAACTCCATCCCACCCCAGCAGTTGCAGGCGATACTAGAGAAATTGCCTGCAAGCAAATTCGCCGCTATGAAAGCTTCAACAGGTGTTTGTATGCTGCGCCTCTGGGTTGGGTAAATCATCGAGGCGACAGTGAATTTATAGTAGGAATTCGGTCGGCACTGATAGATAATTGTCGAGCCAGACTATATGCTGGAGCAGGTATAGTTGCAGGTTCCGATCCAGACAAAGAACTCGCAGAAATTCAACTAAAACTCCAAGCACTTCTCAAAGCCTTAGTATGA